CAGGGCTGCCGGAAATTCATCCTGATTTCCACCGACAAGGCGGTGAACCCCACCAGCGTCATGGGCGCCACCAAGCGGATCACCGAGATCGGCTGCGAAGTGCTGAACACACAGGGCCCGACGCGGTTCGTGACCGTGCGATTCGGCAATGTCCTGGGCTCGGCGGGCAGCGTCGTGCCCCTGTTTCAGGAGCAGATCCACAGCGGCGGCCCGGTGACCGTCACGCATCCGGAGATGACGCGTTATTTCATGACCATTCCCGAGGCCACCCAGTTGATTTTGCAGGCCGGTGCCATGGGCCGGGGCGGCGAGATCTTCGTGCTGGACATGGGCGAGCCGGTGCGGATTGCCTATCTCGCAGAGCAGATGATCCGTCTGTCCGGGCATGTGCCCGGCCGCGACATTCGCATCGAATACACGGGACTGCGGCCCGGTGAGCGGTTGCGCGAGGAGCTGTTTCATCAGGGCGAGCAACTGAAACCCACGCCGCACGGGAAAATCCTGCTGGCCCAGCATCGCCCGGTGGAGCGGCAGTATCTGGAGCAGGCATTGAAGGAAATGATCGCGGCCTGCGAGACTTTCGACGAGGCGCGCATTTTTGCGCTTATCAGGCAATTGATCCCGGAGATGAGCGGACGGGAGCAGCCGCAATCCAATGTCGTGGCCCTGCAGCCCAAGGGGGCGACATGACGGCAAAGGTGCGCAAGGCCGTGTTTCCCGCCGCGGGACTGGGCACGCGCTTTCTGCCGGCCACCAAGGCCAGTCCCAAGGAGATGCTACCCATCGTCGACAAACCGCTGATTCAGTACGCGGCGGAGGAGGCGGTGGCGGCCGGCATCACCGATCTGATCTTCATCATCGGCCGCACCAAGCGCGCCATTGCCGATCACTTCGACAAGGCCTACGAGCTGGAAGTGGAGCTGGAGAAGTACAAAAAGAGCCGGATGCTGGAGCTGGTGCGCAATATCCTGCCGCCCAATGTGAACTGTATTTACATCCGGCAGGCCGATCCGATGGGACTCGGTCACGCCGTGCTCTGCGCGCGCGCGGCGGTGGGCAACGAACCCTTCGCCGTGCTGCTGGCGGATGATTTGATCGACGGCGCCGGCCGCGGCTGTCTGGCGCAGATGGTGAAAGTCTATGAGGAGAGGGAAGCCAGCGTATTGGCGATCGAAACCGTGCCGCCCGAGGAAACCCAGCGCTATGGCATCGTGGAGGCCGGCCTGGTCGCCCCGCGACTGAGCCGCATCAAATCCATCGTCGAGAAGCCCAGCCCGGACAAGGCGCCGTCAAACAGGGCCGTCGTTGGACGCTACATCCTCACACCGGCCATTTTTGATTTGCTGGAAAATGTGGGGCGCGGCGCTGGCGGCGAAATCCAGCTTACTGATGGCATCGCCAGGCTGCTGGGGCAGGAGCCCGTGTATGCCTATGAATTCGAGGGCAAACGCTACGATTGCGGTTCCAAGATCGGCTACCTGCAGGCCACGGTTGAATATGCCATGAAGCATCCCGAGCTGAACAAGGATTTTTCCACCTATTTGCAGCAGATCAAACCCGGATGACGTGCGGTATGCCGTTAGAATCAGAAGCCCGGCTTGCCGGGCTTTTTTATGCGGCCCGGGTGCCGTCGCTCATTCGCGCCGCTGGGTCGGCGGCGGCCGGGCGGAGCTGCCTGCGATCGATGAATATGGCGTTGCCCTCGATGCGCTTGGCCTGGGCCTTGGCCTCGGTCGCCAGCGTCGCGACGTCGTGGGCCAGCAGCGGGACGCTGTCCTGCGGGATGGAGACCGCGCCGACGGATAGCGACATCAGGGGGAAAAACACCATGTTGCCGCGGCGGTCGATGGACGGTATGCCGCCTCCCGCGAAGTCGTCTGCGTCATAAAAGCGCTCGAGAAGATCGGAGAAAGAGCGCATGATCCGCTCGCAGCGATCCCTCCATTCGCTGCTGAGGAAAATAATGATGAAATCGTCGCCGCCGATGTGGCCGACAAAATCCAGCTGCGGATCGGCGTGTTCGGTGATGACCGTCGCCAGCATGCGGATGATGTCGTCACCACGGGCATATCCGTATTTGTCATTGAAGGGCTTGAAGCAGTCGATGTCGCAGTAGCAGACCGTAAACGGCTGGTTCGCCGCCAGAAAGTCACCGATCGTCTCCGCAATGGGCACGTTGCCCGGCAGCAGCGTCAACGGATTCGCGTAGCGGGCGGCGCGGATTTGCAGTTCCGTGATTCGTCGCAGCAGGTCGAAGACGGAGGCCGTGCCGAGGTAGGCCTGCCGATCACAGATGATGAAGTCGGTGCCCGCGCGCCAGGCCTCGCCGTTCGTGAGGATGTGGCTCACGCTCTCGACGGGGGTGTCCTTTTCGACGATGACCGGCGCGCTCATGATCGTCGCGATTGACTGCCGGCCGTACAATTCGGGTCCATAGCGGCTCGCGTACAGCTGCATGAACTGGTTGCGATCGACAATACCCATCGTGCGATTGCCATCCACCACCGGGATCGACTGCAACAGCGACTGGTTCAGGAAAATCTCGGCAACCTCGTCGACCGTGGTATCGGGGCTGACGTACGGCGTCCTTTTGAGAATCGATCCCACCGTTTCCCTGAAGCGCACCACCCGCGTATGCATACTGTTGTGGTAACTGCCGTTCAACCATCGCGGGTCGATATCGCGCGGCGGTTCGGCGCTCGGCTGTCCAAAATAGAAGCCCTGTCCAAACGGGATGCCGAGGGTGCGGACAATTTCCAGTTCGTCGAGGGTTTCGATGCCTTCGGCGATCACCGAGCAATCCATGTCGGCCGCCAATCCCTGAATGCTGTGGACAAACTGCCGCTTGACGGCGTCTTCGTGAATGCGGGCGATGAAATCGCGATCGATCTTGATGAAATCCGGACGCAATTCAAGCCATGCGCGCAGGCCGGAATGGCCACTGCCGAGATCGTCCATGGCCACGTGATAGCCCAGTTCCCGGCAACGTCCGACGATGTCGCGCACCGTGCCGAAATCCTTGATGATGTGTTTTTCGGTGAGTTCGATGACGACCTGCTGTTTTTTCACGCCCGTAAAGCTCGTCAGGACGTCCCAAGCCGTACGTTCCCTGCCGGGCGCGAGAAGGCAGACTGCGCTGACGTTCAAAAACAGATTGCCATCGATGCTCAATCGCACGAATCGCTCAATCGCGGTGTATAAGCAGGCGATCTCCAGATCAATCAGACGGTCGCAGCGGGCTGCCGCCTCGAACAGTTCAGCCGGCGAATGCAGGAGGGTATCGGAGGGGCCGCGGATCAGCGCCTCATAGCCGTAGATCAGGCGCATGCGGAAATCGACGATGGGTTGAAAATGAGCGGAGAGCCTGCGCTTGGCGATGATTTCGTCTAGTTGCAGTTGCAGATTGCTGGACATGTTGTTACCCGATTCTTTGTCGCAATCCGTTGCCGCCGGCGTTGTATTCGCGCGAAATGTCTGGATCGCCCGGTCGGCCGGCTGCGGTACTCTGCCATTTCAGGGGCAGCTTTTCTGATATGTGCCATACCAACATGACAGGCTGGTGACGGCACGGACCTCCGCATGCATGCCGCGGATGGCATTCAGAGATGGTGACGCAACAGGGGCTGGTTTGGGATGTTGAAACCGATACAATCCGGTCTTGCCTGTCACCGTGTTGTAACGAGCGCTCGCTAATCTGATCAACGACGACCACAGCAGTACCGGCCGCTTCCTGCGTCTGAACGCTTGAAGCGGCTGTTTTTTTGCGCTCAATTTTTCTCATGCTTCAGCGGTGCCGCGGCGGTCGAATAACAAACGGTACGAAACATCTGGGACGGATGATTATGGAAGATGGCTCCGGGGAGGGACTCGACCGTTTCGCCTGGAGCGAAACGGCGCTTCAGCCCCGGAAGGGGCGAGTCTCTGGACGAGACGAGAAACCGTGGTGAGAGTCCCGGTTCGAAATCCGGCTGACGGCGCACTGCGAGTGATGCTTGTTGGTGACTGAATGCTAAATAATGGCTCCCGGGGAGGGACTCGACCGTTTCGCGGGGAGCGAAACGGCGCTTTAGCCCCGAAGGGGCGAGTCTCAGGACGAGACGAGCAACCGTGGTGAGAGTCCCGGTTCGAAATTTGATTGGCAACGTACTGCGAGTGATGCTTGTTGGTGACTGAACGCTAAATGGCTCCCGGGGAGGGACTCGAACCCCCGACCCAGCGGTTAACAGCCGCTTGCTCTACCGGCTGAGCTACCCGGGAACGTTTTTTGAAGGCGCGTATGGTACTGACCGGCCTCTGCACGGTCAATCCACGATTACTTTTTTCCCAGGGCCCGCTCCATGCGGTTCATGGCATTTTCCAGGACCTCCATGGAGGTCGCAAACGAGATGCGCATGCAGCCCGGCGCGCCGAAGGCCGAGCCCGGCACCATGGCGCAGCCGGTCTGTTCCAGGAACCACTCTGCCATGGCAATATCGTCCTTCAACTTTCTGCCCTTCATGACGCCCGTCATGTCGGGGAAGATGTAAAACGTCCCCTGCGCAGGCAGGCATTTTACGCCGGTCATTTCGTTGAGACGCCTGTGCACGAAATCATGCCGCTGCTTGAATACGCGGCATTGTTCGCGCACGAAACTTTGATCGCCCTCCAGCGCCGCCTGGGCGGCCGCCTGGGCGATGGAGGTCGGGTTGGACGTGCTCTGCGACTGGATCTTGCTCATCGCCGAGATCACCGGCTTGGGACCCGCCGCATAGCCGATGCGCCAGCCGGTCATGGAGTAGGCCTTGGAAACGCCGTTCAGCACGACGGACCGATCCTTGAGCGTGGGACGGGTATTGACGATGTTTTTGAATTCGCCTTCCCAAAGAATATGTTCATAGATGTCGTCGGTCGCGATCAGCACCTGCGGATGATCTTCAAGCACGGCACCGAGCGCCGCCAGTTCCTTGGGCGTGTAATGCACGCCCGTGGGATTCGACGGACTGTTGATGATGAACAGCCGGGTCTTGGACGTAATCCCGGCCTTGAGCTTGGCTGGCGTGATTTTAAAGCCGTCGCGGATATCGGCGTGAATGAAGGCGGGCTGTGCGCCGCTCAAAAGCGCCATGTCGGGGTAGGAAACCCAGTAGGGCGCCGGGATCAGCACTTCGTCGCCGTGATTGAGCACGGCCTGAAAGAGGTTGTAGATGCTGTGTTTGCAGCCGCAGGACACCAGGATCTGGTCGGGCGTGTAGTCGAGATTGTTCTCGCGCTTTAATTTGCCGACAATGGCCTTCTTCAGTCCCGGCGTGCCTTCCACGGCGGTGTACTTGGTGAAGCCGTCTTTCAGCGCCTTGATGGCGGCTTCCTTGATGAAATCCGGCGTATCGAAATCCGGCTCCCCCGCGGCCAGGCTCAGGATGTCCTTGCCGGCGGCCTTGAGTTCCGCCGCGCGGGCGCTCACGCTCAAGGTGGGGGAGGGTTTGATGCTCTGCGCGCGCAATGAAGCTTGAATGTTCAAAAAAGCACCTCGTCTCAACAGGTTGTTTGGCAGCAGTAACTCAATGGGCCGTGTAATATACTTTAAGTTTGTGCATTGCAAAACTCCCCATGAGCCGATTCGAACTTAAAGCGCCCTACGCCCCGGCCGGCGGCCAGCCGGAGGCCATCGTCGGGCTCCTGCGCGGCATCCACGAAGGTCTCTCGCATCAGACGTTGCTGGGCGTCACCGGCTCCGGCAAGACCTTTACCATCGCCAATGTGGTGGCGGCGGTGCAGCGCCCCATGCTGGTGCTGGCGCCCAACAAGACCCTCGCGGCGCAGCTCTACGGGGAGTTCAGGGAATTTTTCCCCGCCAATGCGGTGGAGTATTTCGTCTCCTACTACGATTATTACCAGCCGGAGGCTTACGTCCCTTCCACGGATACCTACATCGAGAAGGATGCCTCCATCAACGAGCATATAGAACAGATGCGGCTGTCGGCCACGCGCGCGCTGCTGGAGCGGCGTGACACCATCATCGTCGCCACGGTATCGTCGATCTACGGCTTGGGCGACCCGGTGGCCTATCACCGCATGGTTGTGCATCTGGTCCGGGGTGACAAGATCGACCAGCGCACCCTGCTGCGCCGGCTGGCCGAATTGCAGTACACCCGCAACGACATCGAATTGCATCGCGGCACCTACCGCGTGCGCGGCGAGGTCGTCGACATCTTTCCGGCGGAGTCCGAGCGCGAGGCCGTGCGCGTGGAGATGTTCGACGACGAGATCGAGTCACTGAGTTATTTCGATCCGCTGACGGGCGAGGCGCTGAAAAAAGCGCCGCGGCTGACGATCTATCCCAAGACCCACTATGTCACCGACCGCCAGACCATGCTGGAGGCCGTGGACGGGATCAAACGCGAGTTGCAGGAACGCCTGGAGCAGTTGCGCGGCATGAACAAGCTGGTCGAGGCGCAACGGCTGGAACAACGCACCCGCTTCGACATCGAGATGATTCTGGAGGTGGGCTACTGCTCCGGCATCGAAAATTATTCACGTTTTCTCTCCGGT
This DNA window, taken from Gammaproteobacteria bacterium, encodes the following:
- the galU gene encoding UTP--glucose-1-phosphate uridylyltransferase GalU, whose translation is MTAKVRKAVFPAAGLGTRFLPATKASPKEMLPIVDKPLIQYAAEEAVAAGITDLIFIIGRTKRAIADHFDKAYELEVELEKYKKSRMLELVRNILPPNVNCIYIRQADPMGLGHAVLCARAAVGNEPFAVLLADDLIDGAGRGCLAQMVKVYEEREASVLAIETVPPEETQRYGIVEAGLVAPRLSRIKSIVEKPSPDKAPSNRAVVGRYILTPAIFDLLENVGRGAGGEIQLTDGIARLLGQEPVYAYEFEGKRYDCGSKIGYLQATVEYAMKHPELNKDFSTYLQQIKPG
- a CDS encoding GGDEF domain-containing protein; translated protein: MSSNLQLQLDEIIAKRRLSAHFQPIVDFRMRLIYGYEALIRGPSDTLLHSPAELFEAAARCDRLIDLEIACLYTAIERFVRLSIDGNLFLNVSAVCLLAPGRERTAWDVLTSFTGVKKQQVVIELTEKHIIKDFGTVRDIVGRCRELGYHVAMDDLGSGHSGLRAWLELRPDFIKIDRDFIARIHEDAVKRQFVHSIQGLAADMDCSVIAEGIETLDELEIVRTLGIPFGQGFYFGQPSAEPPRDIDPRWLNGSYHNSMHTRVVRFRETVGSILKRTPYVSPDTTVDEVAEIFLNQSLLQSIPVVDGNRTMGIVDRNQFMQLYASRYGPELYGRQSIATIMSAPVIVEKDTPVESVSHILTNGEAWRAGTDFIICDRQAYLGTASVFDLLRRITELQIRAARYANPLTLLPGNVPIAETIGDFLAANQPFTVCYCDIDCFKPFNDKYGYARGDDIIRMLATVITEHADPQLDFVGHIGGDDFIIIFLSSEWRDRCERIMRSFSDLLERFYDADDFAGGGIPSIDRRGNMVFFPLMSLSVGAVSIPQDSVPLLAHDVATLATEAKAQAKRIEGNAIFIDRRQLRPAAADPAARMSDGTRAA
- a CDS encoding pyridoxal phosphate-dependent aminotransferase, whose product is MNIQASLRAQSIKPSPTLSVSARAAELKAAGKDILSLAAGEPDFDTPDFIKEAAIKALKDGFTKYTAVEGTPGLKKAIVGKLKRENNLDYTPDQILVSCGCKHSIYNLFQAVLNHGDEVLIPAPYWVSYPDMALLSGAQPAFIHADIRDGFKITPAKLKAGITSKTRLFIINSPSNPTGVHYTPKELAALGAVLEDHPQVLIATDDIYEHILWEGEFKNIVNTRPTLKDRSVVLNGVSKAYSMTGWRIGYAAGPKPVISAMSKIQSQSTSNPTSIAQAAAQAALEGDQSFVREQCRVFKQRHDFVHRRLNEMTGVKCLPAQGTFYIFPDMTGVMKGRKLKDDIAMAEWFLEQTGCAMVPGSAFGAPGCMRISFATSMEVLENAMNRMERALGKK